ACTGAAGTGATCAGTGAAGAAATGCAGTCTGTGGTCACTCTGTTGATAAATTGTTAGTAagcttcatttttaaatactcTCAGTGAAGCTGGGTGACGTGTCTTTAAGGAACTGGGATTAACTTAGTTTGACCAAGCTGTTATCTCTACGGTAGACTACTTCTTTGGTATTTGCATATTCTTTTTATAGCTTTGTTCTAGTTAGTTGCCACACATTACAGCATACAGATAAGATAATTTAGTTGTTGCTTCTGCTGTAATCATGGGTGTTAAGCTGTCAATGTTTCTGACTGAAGCCAAAACGATGAGGGTTTTTAGAAGAAGaaattcctgttttgttttgttttttttggtaacTCCTCTAATTATTGATCGAACAATGTAAATACATCTATTACTAACAGTGTTTGACAAATATTTGATGCTAATCTTCAGTCACAAGATAAGTGTCATTTACGAATTACTGATTGTATTAGCTCTCTATCCTTTaatggtgtgtttttttgtttgtttgtttatttttataacaaGCAGAAACCCTAACACTCAACACTGAACAGTTGGAAACACTTAAATAATTTCTGATTGCCCAAAACCctctgtgaaaataaaaaagttgaatCTTTGCTGTTTGCTGTGAAGTTCTGTAATTCATGAAGAGGGAAGATTGGGATCAAGATGCTGCTAGTTTCATTCTCTCTTTGGTCAATTTTCACATTATTCAACTTGAAATAGCAAAATAATCCCCATTAGTACTGGATAAAGTTTCTGGTAGTAGTACAGAGTAAAGTAGTAATGCAGATAACTATAATGAAACAACTAAATCAACTGGACAAAGGTCAAATAGTATAAATagcttttttcttattttggggggtgggggataTTTTAGCCACATTAAATTGTGCAGTGTAAAACTGATATGTTGACAGCTCTAATACAGTGTCTTTGGAGGCTGCAGATGGCATTCACAGTGCTCTCGAAGACACCAGCTGCCACAATTGCTGGATTAGGACTTGTAATTGTAGCACGAGTAGTAGGCATAGTGACCCTAAACTAGGACCTGTGAAGTCCATCAGTTATAATGTGACGGGGGAAAACTGCAGGATGAGCTTGAAAACATTCAACCcttcaaatggaaaaaaaaaaataataaattgaaaCATTTCTTATTCTACTGAAttttgacctttgattttgttagttttattcATGCTGACAGTACAAGAGGTAGAAatatgaatgagtgaatgttaCAGTTCTTTTGGACCACATTATGTGATCTCTGCTGTGCTTTGGTTAATATGACTGCTGCCATAAACAACACCAATATAACACAATTAAAAactacatacaaacaaacaaacaaaaaagtgctTTTATTCAGGCTCCCTCAATTATATTTCATGTGTTTTACTTTCAGTCATTTCTGGTTAGTAAAGTACATAATCAGCATGCTTCATTGcttaaaatgctaaataagaccatgcaaagtttaaaataaatacaacaacaataGATTCTAAGAAAGGTAGACCTTGGTCATGCATATGTAGTTGTCTGTACACAAAGTTGGTGGACTTGACTTAGTTATTGGAACTCTTCTGTCCAATCTCTACATTCTTTAGTTAAACATATCAGAATGATGACCCTGAAATATATGTCTGTAACACAGTGTATGAAGCTTAAGTAGGAGTCTTAGAAAGTGTTTGCATGGATAAATTTTTTAcagcacatacaaacacacacgtgGACACATTTATGTATATGCACATGTAGTAATTATATATCACAGGCAgtatttaaaatctgtttatgtaTGGTgtacacaaaataataaaaaccaaaaacttttACTGGTGTTTTAAAGTGCATTACATATGAAAATGTCTTCTCAGTACTGGCAGGAACTACATGGAAACTGTTTATGTTTGTCACCTGGCTCTGATGTACAAAACTCAAGTCCAGTGAAGTTGGGAAAGTGTGttaattgcaaataaaaattgattCAAGTAAATTGCAAATTCTTGTCAAcccatatttaaatgaatgcacAGCAAAGACAACATATTTATTGTCTTCACTCataaactttattgttttgGGAGAAAATCATCAACTCTATAATTTGATGACAGCAACACGTGCCAAAATAGTTGGGACAGGTGTCAATAACTACTCAGAAAGTGGATGAATGGAAATCAAACAACTATTTGCAGGTGAACAGATGAATTAGCAACAGGTGAGAGTCGTTACTGGGTATAAAAAAGGGAGACCCGAACAAGCTAAGTCATTCACATGCAAGGATGGGGCGAGGTTCACCTCTTTGTGAACAACTACGTGAGCAAATTGttgaacagtttaaaaacaacattcctCAAAGTACAATTGCAAGGAATTTAGGGATATCATCATGTACAGTCCATAATATTGTGAAAAGGTTCAGGGAATCTGGAGGAATCACTGTGCGTAAAAGGCATGGCCGTAAACCATTATTGAATGCCCGTGACCTCCGAGCCCTCAAGCGGTACTGCATTAAGAACCGACATCAATGTGTAAAGGACATCACcacatgggctcaggaacactttGGAAAACCACTGTCAGTCAATACAGTTCGACGCCATATCCGTAAGTGTGGGTTAAAACTTTATGTTGCAAAGCGTAAGCCATTCATCAACAACATCCAGAAACGCCGCAGGGTTCTCTGGGCCCGAGCCCATCTAAAATGGACTGATACAAAGTGGAAAAGTGttctgtggtctgatgagtcagtTTTCCAAATTGTGTTTGGAAATTGTGGACGTCGTGTCCTCCGGTCCAAAGAAGAACAGAACCACCCAGACTGTTACGCACGCAAAGTGCAAAAGCCAgcatctgtgatggtatgggggtgCATGAGTGGCCAAGGAATGGGTAACCTGCACATCTGTGAAGGCACCATTAATGCAGAAACGTACATTCAGGTTTTGGAACAAAGTATGTTGCCATCCAAACAGAAACTTTACCATGGGCGCCCTTGCTtattccagcaggataatgccaAGCCACACACTGCGCGTCTCACCACAGCGTGGCTTCGTAGTAAGAGGGTGCGGGTGcttgactggcctgcctgcagtcctgacctgtcTCCCATTGAAAATGTGTGGATTATTATGAAGCGCAGAATAAGACAAAGGAGACCCCGGACTGTTGAACAGCTGAAGCTGTACATAAAGCAAGAATGGGAAAGGATTCCACTATCAACGATTCAACAACTagtctcctcacttcctaaACGTTTATTGAGTGTTATTAAAAGGAAAGGTGATGTAACACAATGGTGAAGAAGCCCCTTTCCCAACTACTTTGGCACTTGTTGCAATTATATAATTCTAAGTTTATCATTATTTGcttatgaaaataaagtttatgaGTTTGAACATGAATAATCTTGTCTTTGTGgtgtattcatttaaatatgggTTAGAAAAGGTTTGCAAGTCATTCTATTCtaattttactgacattttaaactttttcccAACTTCACTGGAATTGAGTTTTGTAGAAGCCCTTAGCCTAAAACCTGTTTGTACCTCAATATTTTTCCTATAAGACTATTATATTTTCAACtcattgtttgttgtgtttgcgATGGTCCACATACAGTATAATGAATCTTCAGTCATTATTACCAATACTGTAAGTTGGCTGAAACAGCCCATGAAGCTTTCATGGTTGTAATTACCACATTGACGGCAGCACGTGAACGCCACACAAAAGACACCACTCGTGACGGAGCACGTCGCAACCTCCCCACTTCGTCCACTATAGTATTGTCAGGTGCTCACATCCGGGGTCGGATAACTCTTCCGGAGGAGACCGTTTCTCCCGTATGAGCAGAGAGGAAGAGCTAGAGAGCGTGTTGACTCgggcaaagagaaaaaatggaTAACGGTTTGACCCCAACTGGCGACTCCAGGCTGGACCAGGCTGTCCGGCAGTGGCTACAGTATGATAAGGTAAGCTGACAGCTAGCCGGTTAGCTTACTGCGCTTTGACTGTGTTCTAGTTTACCTGAATATAGTAAAAAAGAATTATATAATAATAGGAAAATCTTTAACATGTTGTTTCAGTTTCAACTTTTATAATGAGGATTTTCTTAATGCTTTGCTTGTCAGGTCTGTCATTATACCCCTATTTAAAAAATAGGATCAGATCTGTGTAATGATGTGATGTAACCAGAGACAGTTCTCAGCTAATGAGTAACTTTGGTTTCACATATTTACTTCTTGTCAGTAGGAACTGAAGTAAGTTTTATTCATCCTCATGTACACAGACAACATATACACAAAACttagttatattttttaaagagaaaatgtagcCTATCTGAAGAGAGTAATCACCAAATACAAACCACAAAGCGAGCAAAACAGCAGGCTACCAAATACAGGACAGTGGAAACAGACAAATTATATGTTCTTTGAAGTAAGATACGTTATTGCCTTATCAAAAAGGGgggaaaataaaccaaaagtcTGTATTAAAACCACTCAAGAGATTAAAACCATTTTGGGTCTTTTAACCTACTAGATACATGATAAGCTCCAGATGAGCCATTGGGTTACATTCTTGATTCACAACACAAAACTTTTACcacaataaacagaaagaattgtctagtttttacatgtttccaaCTTCTGTTTGTCTTTGCTTACCTTAATCTGAGTATATGGGAGATGGCTTTATTTTCCAGTCACTAGAGACCTTTATGTCTAGAAATAAATTTGgcatctttttatatttattgctaaaactaaatgtaatcatgacttaaaaaaaatactcagcatacccccccccccccccccccccccccccccgtcagTCATTAGTTTTCACCGGACAAACAGATGTTTATGATGTGTTTTTAGAGGaattattaaatgcatttgaagGTCTCAATGCAAGCTGGAATAGCCaaactgaaagataaaaaaaatgtaaaggtgtgcattaaaaacaggagTGCGAAGGAATAGATTTTgaagtggaaaataaaattacaattgGCCAATAAATGATGCTGCTTTAAAATTCATCTGTAACGAATTTTTGTTACTTCTGCCTGGTTTcacaatgaataaatgaatgaattaacaaGGGACAGTGCCCCGTAGACAAACTGCAGTGCAGATATTTCCCCTCTGTAATTATGAATAACAGCTCAGTAATTATTGTATGTCATGCTTTTTAGATCAGGTAGTCttttaattaatctaaaaacttaatttgcattttctttttctcttttgtgttgcttattaaaataaaaaaaaagtaaaaattagtTCAAAGGGCTACATGTTTCTTGTTTATTAAATATCAGTCACTTGCAAGTCCTAGCACCCTCTCAGAAATTATAGCTTTATTACTATTAGCACTACTACTAGTAAATGTTGTTGTGGtagtacttttatttttatgattattttaattaaaaaaacaatagttCTAATTCAGCTGTCATCAGGAAAGCATGTCAGATGTTTTGCACCAGGACAAAGCGTAACGTTAACTCTCTTTATACTTTAAAGACCATATCAACGCTCCATACAGACTCTCACAATGGTCGAATATAATTTAATGGAGAAAAAAGGTTTAGTCACATGACGCTCACACACTCAGATCAGACTAGCATGCAATTAACCATCTGACCAACACAAGAAGAGTCCTTTTTGGCCTTAAAGAGACATGCAATGCCACCAATTAGATCACATTGGAACAGGGGCCCCAATTCAATTAGTCTTAGGATAATTTTTTACTGTGGTTTCTCAAGTGCCCCACTTAACAAGAAGTAGGTTACTAAATGGACACCGTCATTGTAATTAGGGTCTCCATTgttaatcagattaattatttaacttttttcaaagttttttacACACTTTTTCGCCCTTTTTCTAATATATTTTAGCAACGATTTGTGTGTAAGAACAAATGTCCTTCTGTGAACTTTTCCATTATCCAAGGACTTTATCTTTTGGGACAGGACAAAaggtattttttaaagaataaaagaaaagatttcaATTGTACAAATTATAGTTATTTCAGATATGAGTAGCAgttttttctctaaaaaatTGGGTGTGCTGCGGCTGTTTAACTGTTGACAGTATTAATCAGAAGTCGCACATCAAACCATCAACATTAAACCAGTCTCCAATTTCTGTTCCAGTCTGCAATTAAAAGTCATCTGACAGCACCTCAAATTTACATGATGTTATACagaaaataacatattttttattatgtcatCTTCATCAACAGCATCGAGTTACAAACTCTGGTCCAAAGTAAAGTTTTCGGTAATGGTTTATGATCAGTTTTGAATTTGTCTCTTAAAACCGTGGACTTGTTTGGTCTTTCTCAGAACCCCAAGACTGCATCCATGGTGCAGGACCTGGCAAATGAGGGAGCGGTGGAGGCTCTGAGGAAATGTTTCTCCTCCAGGATGGAGTTTGGTACAGCAGGACTGAGAGCAGCCATGGGCCCCGGCATTTCCTGCATGAATGACCTCACTATCATCCAGACCACGCAGGTTGGTTAATAGATAAACTACTGCTGCACATTAAGTACCAAGTCACATGAACAACCACTCTCTCCTTTTGAAGGAATCCTACTGTATTGTACATTGTAGACTTCATAGCACACAAGGAACTGTTAAAATATTTGGCAGTAACTTtacatttggaaaaaaacatttacaagtcATCCACTCAATTAATTGATCAAGTGATTGATCAATTAAAACTTAGAAATTGTTCCCAGTCTTTAAACACGACATTATCTGGCTGGCATCAGTACAAGTATCAGCCCAGCTCTCTTTGAAACGTGACAGAGTTGGCACCAAAACAAGCCATCGGGTTTAAAGGAGATTTTGGTTGTTGCACTCTGAAGGAGCAGCAATGTTATACTGAAGCGCACCCATGCTAATCACTTCTCACTTTatcaaaaagcttttttttagcACTGGCATCTGTTCTctcaatacatttatttacttttgttttcattacagATAAGTACTTCATTTTGAAAGGTGCTGTAAAGTTTAATATATAGTGTATAATTGTTATTCTGACAGACCCTCTTTTAAGTTGTCTACTTCATCTTAACAGctttctctccctttttcttgTCTCCTCCCTGACAGGGTTTCTGCTGCTACCTGGAGCAGAGGTTTGGGAACCTTAAAGAGCGCGGCGTGGTGATTGGGTACGACGCTCGAGCCCATCCTCCCAGCGGGGGCAGCAGTAAGCGATTTGCCAGCCTGGCTGCAGCGGTATTTATCAGCCGAGGAGTTCCAGTCCACCTCTTCTCTGAGATCACCCCAACACCATTTGTGGTAATAACTTGAATTTCTTCTTATGATTTCTTCATCTAAATTGTTGCtgttgtggttgcccgtgggaCAGAAACTACAGGGCAAATGCCATTTAAAATCCTCATTTCTCACTGTTACACACCATGTTGCATAACACACATATGATCTGCCAGGTTATGTGTAAGAGCTGTGAAGGGGGCACCATTCATGTAACTCTCTGTCTGCCTGAAACATGTTTGCACTGCAGAGTAAAGCTCAGAGTGATATAAAGTTCTTAACACTTTGTACTAAAAGTCATAGATAACACTAAAAATTAAAGTAGTTGAACTGTCAAGAAGAACATTTCAATCAGAAATCTATTTTTTGGTGCCAGTTAGAAAAGATTTTTTGGACATTCTGGATTCATGTTAGcctgcttttactttttatttgacaTTACAGTATATAACATTGTCAAAATATTTCATACAGTTGATTTTAAGAAGAAATTCACTTCAGTCtgttgttaaaaatatttacagtaaagGTCTGAGAGGCACAGACAGGCTTTAAGCAACAAAAAGTGAAAAGGCAAATTCAGAGAAAGTTCACTGATTAATGATCAGATGATAACATTTTGTAAACACATGAAGATGGATATATAAGTGCAGCCTGATTAGAGTTTCTTTATTCCATAACAAGTTGGTTCCTAATGGTAGAACGGTATCTGAGTATCAATATtgcaaagacaaagagaaatttGTGCCAGTTATTCATGATTTATGTTCAAACAtccttgtgtttttactttttcttctgctcttcaaatAGATATTAAATGCTgtgtatttttgtcttttcctgcAGCCATTTACTGTTTCCCACCTGGGTTTGTGTGCTGGTATCATGGTAACTGCTTCACACAACCCCAAACAGGACAATGGCTACAAGGTAGCACCtacttattttacatttgtcattttatattttttacagaaAGTTTTTCTCGCTCTCTGCAATTAATTATCAGTAATCATGATCTTTCTTCtagtggttttctttttatttagtaatGATTATTTCCCATTCATTCTACAGTGTGTATTTTCTGATTCTCTGTTTTCCAGGTATACTGGGAAAATGGTGCCCAGATTGTTTCTCCTCATGACAAAGGGATCTCTAAAGCCATTGAGGAGAACCTGGAGCCTTGGCCAGAGTCTTGGAACACAGATAAGGCCTTGAAGAGCCCTTTGCTCAAAGACCCCTACCAAGATATCCACACGCAGTACTTCAAAGCCATCCAAAAACACTGTCATCACAGGTAATCCATGGATTAAGCTACCTGTTGAGCAGcacatatattttaaacatttcgcTGTGTTCCACTGATTTGCCACACTGAGACATTTCAACtgccacacagacacaaataaaaagagaaaaacctgaCACATCTAAactaaaaatgtatattttgatctttttttttatctttacaggGAGATTAACAAAACCTCAGAGGTTAAAATAGTGCACACATCTGTGCATGGTGTTGGTCACTCATTTGTTCAGTCAGCATTCAAGACCTTCGATCTTCCCCCACCATACGCTGTGGAGGAACAAAAAGATCCAGACCCTGAATTTCCCACTGTCAAATACCCCAATCCTGAGGAGGGAGAGGGAGTCCTGGTGGGTACTGGACATACTGGACATTCACACAACATTTCCATCATGTGACGCGTCTAGTCAAGTCTAGCAGACGCTGCGTTTTGGCCGATGGTGAAagatgtgtgtttgctttgcaGACATTGTCATTCGCACTCGCAGAGAGGAAGGGCGCCTCTGTAGTGTTGGCGAATGATCCTGATGCTGATCGACTGGCTGTCGCTGAGAGGGAGgagaggtgtgtgtttgtgtgatttaaCAAACATTCCTGATGTTTCACTAGCAGCTCTTGAACAGCAACAGTGTTGAAGTGAAAGCCAGCCTGTTGTCATGTGATGAGTGACATTTTCCTcctgctctcacacacacccaaacaGCAAGGCGAGAATTTCACAATAATTTGCAAAATGGCTCAAAGTTCAAATAAGAAGTGGGATAAAATCAGACATGTTTAAAAGTGATtaattcaaaattattttttaataaaagcataGTATTTTTAATGATGCACGACTTAACTTTTatcattttctcagtgacacacCCCTTATCGACGGCTAATTTGGcgtccatcttgcatcctacttgtactgtgagctctcaccagccagtaaaagacagtcctatgttgactcttttcttatctcttgctctggcTCTTGCTCTCTTTTGTTTCCACTCCTACTCTGATGATGCACTCTAATGTTTCCTTGCTGAATCGGCCACGGTGCACGTTAAAAACAGCCGGTTTGTTTATGTCTATTTGCTAATGTGTGACGCATATGCAAAGCGATaatcagctgcaacatcacgcAATCGTTGGTGGCCAGTGATGgcttcagaaatgcacataataaatgtcactgtgccatcaaacgagtccagaATGTGGAGTTTTAAAGTCGAAAAGTGGGTCTTTAACTTGAACTTGTTTGATAGTTCAGCTacttattttctcttcttcagagaCTTAAACAGGATTTTGCTCAGTTTTACTTAAAACAAAgtttcaaatgtgtttttatcgaTAACTTTATTGTATTAACCGGCAAAgatcctttatttattttctcacattAATAAAACCCTTACATTTCAAACCCCCTCTTTCTTTAGCGGTAGCTAAAACCCTGATTAAAACACATGACTACAACATTACAGCTGAAATGGTTTGAACATGAGTCTTTTTTTGCCTGTATTTCCTTAaactctgtctttctctgtgcCTCAGTGGTCAGTGGCGAGTTTTCAGTGGTAATGAGTTGGGAGCGTTGCTCGGCTGGTGGTTATTTCACTGCTGGAAGCAGCAGAACCCCGACGCTGCTGCAGTGAAAAACGTCTACATGCTGTCAAGCACTGTTTCATCCAAAATACTGCGAGCCATCGCTCTGAAGGAAGGTTTCCACTTTGAGGTAATACATtcaagttttaaagttttatatcATATGTTGGGGCAGCCGTGCATAATGATTTGAGCCTAAACAGTGCACAAGATCTAGATAAAAAGACCGGTAACAAAAAAGCTGAAAGCGTCAGGCACCACAAATCTATTAAAACAAGAACACAAACATCCTCAGGTGAAGTTTCCTTTATAGCCCAGCCCATCTGGAAACAGCTTTATATCCCACCCTATGAATGATCACATTCGTCCATAAATGGTTAAATCAGAGCATCTCATATGGATGGATTCTTAGAAACGAGTCTGCTGATTGGTGACGCTATACTGGATCATGGCAACAATCTTAAGAGAGAGCcctatttatatttatacacacaggTTATAAATGAGGCTGCTGATCAGCAGTAATTTTCTTCAAGAATTTTACAAGAAGGCTGcatcatttgcttttttaaaaaatatcaggCTTTCTTACAGTGAAATACCTTAAGTAATTGTATTTAaaggtgtttttctttgtttatgaaATGTATTTAGTTAAATATTATTGACAAAATTAAAACTGTCTATTATTGTTAGTCTTCACTTGTAAATTTCAAATATACTTTATTACAATTTCTCTCACATGATGCTTGAACAGGAGACGCTAACAGGTTTCAAGTGGATGGGGAACAGAGCCAAGGACCTTTTGGATCAGGGCAAGACTGTTCTCTTTGCTTTTGAGGAGGCCATAGGTATGCACACAATTTAATGTCTTTTACAAATTAAGTCACAAGCTGGCGAGAGCATTAAAGATTTTTGATAGctcctgtttaattttttctgatAGTTAACCCCTTTTCTGTTCACAAATATGTCCACCCATGCTTTTCTAGCCTGGCAAATCACAGCAGCCGAttcattatttatcttgtctgagGCAAGTTTGATACAATAAGACTGTGTGCAGGGATGCACCGTAGAGACACATTTCTCAAGACTGCATGACATGTTTCAttgttctgattggctgtaggtTTATGCAGCTGCATCACGCAAGATTTTGGTCTAAGCCTGCTAATAAAACCCAATGGAAATCCAACATGACCGGAGAGGTTCCTCACTAATTAACATTTGCACATTTGGCCAGCTATGCTGAGCTTACATGGGGAAGAAGTCCTAATTAATTCTTTGAGGTATTACATTATAGGCCAGATTTACAAACTGCACCTGTTGCAAACCCTGTTTTgagatttgaaaaataaataagcaaataaaaaataactactGTTGGGATTTATTAAGCAGGCATAGTGATGAGTTACTGAGAGTAAATGCTGTGGAGACACTGGTTCTTGCAGCTTGCCTTATTGCATTTCTATTTATGGTAGTTTTCCTTTCAGAGCACAGAATTTGCAGCAGCAGTTTAGATCAGTCAGGGAGTGTGATATATTTAGGTTTGtgggaagatttttttttccttaagtaACCCACCATAACTTTCActgctttgattttattttctccattttctttatttccttgAGCATGTTGTCCTTCAGTGTCCTTCAGTTTCCACATAAAAAGGAGGCTTTCCAGTCatttcatttggggattttgtgatctaaaacaagtcaaatctaaaacaaaaaatcactGTTGTTGAAGTGAACTCCAAATATAGTGTCACTTTTGCATagaacagttgtttactttattgtttacattattTTCTTCAGCAAAGAAAGTTTGCCATCCTCATTGCATGCACAGTAGCTGGTTAAGATGTCTTCCATTGCAGCTCATGTTTTAACAACATAACATCAAGACCATCTTGTGGATTATCATGTTTATACCAGAAAGGAGCAGCAAatctacagatttttttttgttaaaactcTGCAGATTCATTTGCTTATTATTGTAAACAGATGACAACACCTTTATTTAGTGTTGGTAGATCACCCTCAGATGTGGCCACTCACACCTACACTTTTTCTGGATGGAAACCTCAGACTAATTTGCCCATCTTAATAAATGTCCCCAAGTATCTGTGCACAGAGTATACTTCACCGTGTTACAAGCTAAATATCCTCAGACAATGTAAAGTTTTGGTTGACGGCCACCCACAACAAGACGTTGCAACTGTGTATTTGcagcttctttatttattacaaatctacttctttttcttcaaatcCCTACCATCACATCCTGCTTTGTCCTTGCTCTGTCATGTTAGATTTTTACAGGGATATGTTGTAGGATGGGAAAGGATTTCTGTAGCTTACTTCACAGCCAGAAATGTATAACCCCTTTATAACCCGTAGGGAATTTGAGATGGTTAGCCTTCAGGGACAAACAACTTAATCTGGAACTCAGACACTTTACTgtacagaagaaataaaatcagaagtcATGAATTCATCAATCCAGGCGTTTTCTTCCATTTATTAGCAAACCAGTTGCAGAGGCCGCAgatccaggaaaaaaaaaattgacatccATCTCCCTAGTGACACCTTGCTGGGGCATTCCTAGGCCAAGAGGGAAGTGTACAGTATATATTCTCTCTACAGAGTCCTGGGTCTGCTTCTGGGTCTTCAACTAGATGGACATGCCCCAAAACCCTCCAAAAGGAGGCCAGAAGGTATCCTAATCTGATGCCGAACCACTCCAGCTGACTCATTTCGACAaagaggagcagtggctcttgTCCAAGCTACTGACCTTATCTTTAATGCGGAGCACAGCCACCCACTGAAGAAAACTCACTTCTGTCTTTTGTATCTGCGATTTCATTCTTTCAGTCACCATCCAGATCTCATGGTCATAGGCGAGAGCTGGAAT
The Melanotaenia boesemani isolate fMelBoe1 chromosome 4, fMelBoe1.pri, whole genome shotgun sequence genome window above contains:
- the pgm2 gene encoding phosphoglucomutase-2 — encoded protein: MDNGLTPTGDSRLDQAVRQWLQYDKNPKTASMVQDLANEGAVEALRKCFSSRMEFGTAGLRAAMGPGISCMNDLTIIQTTQGFCCYLEQRFGNLKERGVVIGYDARAHPPSGGSSKRFASLAAAVFISRGVPVHLFSEITPTPFVPFTVSHLGLCAGIMVTASHNPKQDNGYKVYWENGAQIVSPHDKGISKAIEENLEPWPESWNTDKALKSPLLKDPYQDIHTQYFKAIQKHCHHREINKTSEVKIVHTSVHGVGHSFVQSAFKTFDLPPPYAVEEQKDPDPEFPTVKYPNPEEGEGVLTLSFALAERKGASVVLANDPDADRLAVAEREESGQWRVFSGNELGALLGWWLFHCWKQQNPDAAAVKNVYMLSSTVSSKILRAIALKEGFHFEETLTGFKWMGNRAKDLLDQGKTVLFAFEEAIGYMCCNSVLDKDGVSAAAIAGEMISYLATKNKSLTQQLTTIYEEYGYHISKNSYFICHDQDVIRGLFERLRNFGGKEDWYPTECGRFSISAVRDLTTGYDSNQPDNKAVLPTSSSSQMITFTFSNGGVATMRTSGTEPKIKYYTELCAAPGNSDVVHLKKELDDLVGAIIENFFEPEKNRLQPKPE